One part of the Dermacentor andersoni chromosome 2, qqDerAnde1_hic_scaffold, whole genome shotgun sequence genome encodes these proteins:
- the LOC126540416 gene encoding adult-specific rigid cuticular protein 15.7-like: protein MIAQVTLLLVISTVAFAGGYGGYGHHGGSSKTYRKQNDHGHYSFGYDIVNGKGAVNGRHETGSAYGPVHGSYYLGDIDGRHRQVHYVADKWGFRAMVKTNEPGTKSSLPAAAPYHSAHGKTVPAYGHGGYGGYGGHRGYGGYGGYGGYGGYGGYGGHGYYG from the exons ATGATCGCTCAG GTGACGCTGTTGTTGGTCATCTCGACCGTGGCTTTTGCCGGAGGATACGGCGGATACGGACACCACGGCGGTTCCAGCAAGACGTACAGGAAACAGAAT GACCACGGTCACTACAGCTTCGGCTACGACATCGTCAACGGCAAAGGCGCCGTCAACGGCCGTCACGAGACCGGTTCGGCGTATGGCCCCGTGCACGGCTCCTACTACCTGGGTGACATCGACGGCCGCCACCGGCaggtgcactacgtcgccgacaAGTGGGGCTTCCGGGCCATGGTGAAGACCAACGAACCGGGAACCAAGAGCAGCCTTCCGGCCGCCGCTCCTTACCACTCGGCGCACGGCAAGACGGTGCCTGCCTACGGACACGGCGGATACGGTGGATACGGTGGACACCGAGGCTATGGAGGATACGGTGGATACGGCGGCTATGGAGGCTACGGTGGCTACGGAGGCCATGGATATTACGGCTAG